A genome region from Salvia splendens isolate huo1 chromosome 19, SspV2, whole genome shotgun sequence includes the following:
- the LOC121778777 gene encoding fatty acyl-CoA reductase 2, chloroplastic-like, with amino-acid sequence MLLSNIKFPLAKFPKSSDYNHFPFSNINSVGNKKLLSSGKMKVLYEGYTYFNSPCHPLEAELHHQEFNAAADTGIGILPFFQGKNILLTGATGLLGKVLVEKILRSMSVGKIYLLIKAKDKEAAFTRLTNEITNSDLFKTLKEELGDSYEAMIREKLIPIAGNICEPNLGMDSQSIAQVRKDVDVIIQSAASTVLNDRYDLLVDANMSAPQRLMRFAKTCNNLTLFAHISTAYVSGKREGLIMEKPFIMGGNGREEEHCVESALLDIVEENNLILKSSSSSSTQHDLTKNLKRLAQDRATEFGWHNSYHMTKAMGEMVLDEIRGDVPLLIIRPTVIESTYKDPLPGWIQGNRMFDPVIMAYGKGQLPGFFGNSQVIMDVIPVDMVANTTIAAIAKEGNMHRPQPQPSVYHVASSSTNPLLYSDFFEYLYHYFNSSPLIPSQKISRIKYFDNFQDLSEYTSNSINGDEKMTLKSKNQAKAKAAYANKLCKLYEFIGFFSARFDTSNTEKLIEAMSKEESVSFEVNTRNIDWKKYFEEIHIPGLIKHMINDTM; translated from the exons ATGTTGCTAAGCAATATCAAGTTTCCCTTGGCAAAGTTCCCCAAAAGTAGTGATTATAACCACTTCCCCTTTTCAAATATCAATAGTGTTGGAAATAAGAAGCTTTTATCAAGTGGGAAAATGAAAGTTCTTTATGAAGGATACACCTACTTCAACTCTCCTTGTCACCCTCTTGAGGCAGAGCTGCATCATCAAGAATTCAATGCAGCAGCAGATACTGGGATTGGTATTCTTCCTTTTTTCCAAGGGAAGAACATCCTTCTTACCGGTGCCACCGGCCTTCTTGGAAAAG TTCTGGTGGAGAAGATATTAAGATCAATGTCTGTTGGCAAAATCTACTTACTGATCAAGGCCAAGGACAAAGAGGCTGCATTTACCAGATTAACAAATGAA atAACAAACTCGGACTTATTCAAAACTCTGAAGGAAGAATTAGGGGATTCCTACGAAGCCATGATAAGAGAGAAGCTGATACCTATTGCCGGAAATATCTGTGAACCGAATCTCGGAATGGATTCTCAATCTATTGCTCAAGTTCGAAAAGATGTCGATGTCATAATCCAATCTGCAGCTTCCACAGTCTTGAACGACAG GTATGACTTGTTGGTGGATGCAAACATGAGTGCCCCCCAAAGGTTGATGAGGTTTGCCAAGACATGCAATAATCTCACTCTCTTTGCCCATATTTCTACGG CTTATGTTAGTGGAAAAAGAGAAGGGTTGATCATGGAAAAGCCATTTATAATGGGAGGGAATGGAAGAGAGGAGGAACATTGTGTTGAATCAGCCCTACTTGACATAGTTGAGGAGAATAACTTGATTCTcaaatcatcatcttcttcctctaCCCAACATGATCTTACCAAAAATCTCAAAAGGCTTGCCCAAGACAG AGCAACAGAATTTGGATGGCATAATTCATATCACATGACTAAAGCAATGGGAGAAATGGTTCTTGATGAAATAAGAGGAGATGTGCCTTTGCTTATTATAAGGCCTACTGTTATTGAGAGCACTTATAAAGACCCTTTGCCTGGATGGATACAAGGAAATAG GATGTTTGATCCTGTCATTATGGCCTATGGGAAAGGACAACTTCCAGGGTTTTTTGGAAACTCCCAAGTGATCATGGATGTT ATACCAGTAGATATGGTAGCAAATACAACAATTGCAGCTATTGCAAAGGAGGGAAACATGCATAGGCCACAGCCACAACCTAGTGTTTACCATGTTGCATCTAGTTCTACAAATCCTCTATTATATTCTGATTTTTTTGAATACCTTTACCACTACTTCAACTCATCTCCTCTTATCCCATCTCAaaaaatttcaagaattaaATATTTTGACAATTTCCAAGATTTATCTGAATACACAAGCAATTCAATCAATGGAGATGAGAAGATGACTCTAAAATCCAAAAATCAAGCTAAAGCCAAAGCTGCATATGCCAACAAACTTTGCAAGCTGTATGAGTTCATAGGATTTTTCAGTGCAAG GTTTGACACATCGAACACGGAGAAGTTAATTGAAGCAATGTCAAAGGAGGAAAGTGTTAGTTTCGAAGTGAATACTAGAAATATAGATTGGAAGAAGTACTTTGAGGAAATTCATATTCCTGGTTTGATAAAACATATGATCAATGACACTATGTAA